In one window of Methanosarcina vacuolata Z-761 DNA:
- the glpX gene encoding class II fructose-bisphosphatase — MSHPKTVEEMIDCSGPIECDLLPRLIHVTEAAAIAAAYQMGRGNKSFADQVAVAAMRRMLNKLDMKGIIQIGEGERDEAPMLYIGEHVGTGKGNLEVDIAVDPLEGTNLTADGGPGSVAVMAMAERGGIFHGPDIYMDKIVVGPDVVRYEEEHPDEKIDLDAPVRYNLEIVAKALDRSIEELVVVVLDRPRHAQKITEIREAGARVKLISDGDLMPGVSTAIRGSGVHMVMGAGGSGEAVLTAAAIKILGGKILARLVLPTVANGKSQDKVDKEIEEKMPRLEKMGITLQNINDVLDTNKLVPGNDVIFSASAVTPGHFLREVNLFGSGDARVHTISMGASGSVRFTDSIYIKDKRETPLYL, encoded by the coding sequence ATATCTCATCCAAAAACCGTAGAGGAAATGATTGATTGTTCAGGGCCTATAGAATGTGATTTATTGCCCAGACTTATTCATGTGACCGAAGCTGCTGCCATTGCCGCAGCGTACCAGATGGGGCGTGGGAACAAAAGTTTTGCCGACCAGGTAGCAGTTGCCGCCATGCGAAGGATGCTGAATAAACTTGACATGAAAGGCATAATCCAGATAGGGGAAGGAGAAAGGGATGAGGCTCCCATGCTTTATATCGGGGAGCACGTAGGAACAGGAAAAGGAAACCTTGAAGTCGATATTGCAGTCGACCCGCTTGAAGGGACAAACCTTACTGCAGATGGCGGGCCTGGCTCAGTTGCAGTTATGGCAATGGCTGAAAGGGGAGGAATTTTCCACGGCCCTGATATCTATATGGACAAGATTGTTGTCGGGCCAGATGTAGTGCGCTACGAAGAGGAACACCCTGATGAAAAGATTGACCTGGATGCTCCAGTCAGGTACAACCTTGAGATAGTCGCAAAGGCTCTCGATAGAAGTATTGAAGAGCTTGTAGTCGTTGTGCTTGACCGGCCAAGGCATGCCCAGAAAATAACCGAAATTCGGGAAGCAGGCGCCCGCGTAAAGCTAATCAGTGACGGAGACCTTATGCCCGGAGTTTCAACTGCAATCCGTGGGTCAGGCGTTCATATGGTAATGGGCGCAGGCGGTTCGGGTGAAGCAGTACTCACAGCGGCTGCAATCAAAATCCTGGGCGGAAAAATCCTTGCAAGGCTTGTGCTTCCCACGGTCGCAAACGGAAAGAGCCAGGATAAGGTCGACAAAGAAATTGAAGAAAAAATGCCAAGGCTCGAAAAAATGGGAATCACCCTTCAAAACATCAATGATGTCCTTGATACCAACAAGCTTGTGCCAGGGAACGACGTGATCTTTTCAGCATCAGCTGTAACTCCCGGCCATTTTCTGCGAGAAGTTAATCTGTTCGGTAGCGGGGATGCCAGGGTACACACAATCTCAATGGGTGCATCCGGATCTGTCAGGTTTACGGACAGTATTTATATAAAGGATAAGCGTGAGACTCCTCTCTACCTGTAA
- a CDS encoding cytochrome b — MVRSAQRPASRSVIVERYTWLERVTHLVHLVTLFILLITGFKIYFGWGFMAFQTARTWHMIAVPFFLVANWILVPYNLFSCKEERCSVRDRTVHFKDSYIFGKADAERFIDIIKNFFGKGRYPAFSIYDETTGHYETKLHPVMKILIVLESIAIVIVAITGVVLYNLDWSPFGIPIAAWILSVTWYFASFFNINALGLLRLLHLLAAYWFVFELVVHVGIIEFDPYVWKYHKAIFWSGKEDLSDRQFVKIIDEDEQKRVTGEH, encoded by the coding sequence ACGATCTGCTCAAAGACCTGCTTCCAGAAGTGTAATTGTTGAACGTTATACGTGGCTTGAGCGGGTTACTCATCTGGTTCATCTTGTTACCCTGTTTATCCTGCTTATTACGGGATTCAAAATCTACTTTGGTTGGGGTTTCATGGCTTTTCAAACAGCCCGAACCTGGCATATGATTGCTGTGCCTTTTTTCCTGGTTGCAAATTGGATTCTGGTCCCATACAACCTTTTTTCCTGCAAAGAAGAAAGATGCAGTGTCAGAGACAGGACCGTGCATTTTAAGGACTCTTACATTTTCGGAAAAGCTGATGCAGAACGGTTCATTGACATAATAAAGAATTTTTTTGGAAAAGGCAGGTATCCGGCATTTAGTATCTATGATGAAACTACTGGTCACTACGAGACTAAACTCCATCCTGTGATGAAAATACTGATTGTCCTTGAGAGTATAGCAATTGTTATTGTAGCAATTACAGGAGTAGTGCTTTACAACCTTGACTGGTCTCCTTTCGGAATTCCCATTGCGGCATGGATACTTTCCGTAACCTGGTATTTTGCGTCCTTTTTCAATATCAATGCTTTGGGTTTACTCCGATTATTACATCTGCTTGCAGCTTACTGGTTTGTCTTTGAACTTGTGGTCCATGTAGGAATTATTGAATTTGATCCATACGTATGGAAATATCATAAGGCAATATTCTGGTCCGGAAAAGAAGATCTCTCAGATAGGCAGTTTGTCAAAATAATTGATGAGGACGAGCAAAAAAGAGTAACAGGTGAACACTGA
- a CDS encoding type 1 glutamine amidotransferase, whose amino-acid sequence MRIHCLQHLKNDTLGSIGTWIDDKEYKLTKTLLYENSFFPAPEEFDLLLIMGGTMSIYQEEEYSWLKPEKEFVKTVIEDGKPVLGSCFGAQMISEVLGGKVTKNPYKEIGWHTVRSIEENIEQSPSELKDSKLPSCMFPEFTGFMWHGDTFEIPAGAVKLFESEACPNQGFIYNGNVLGLQFHPEANRQWVRNLIRDSGHDLVSGKYIQSEKEILGQESFFDSSRNLAFSLMNWFEEKCGQEN is encoded by the coding sequence ATGAGAATTCACTGTTTACAACACCTGAAAAACGATACCCTGGGAAGTATAGGGACCTGGATAGATGATAAAGAATATAAACTTACGAAAACCCTGCTTTACGAAAACTCTTTTTTTCCTGCCCCTGAAGAATTCGATTTGCTCCTTATAATGGGCGGCACCATGAGCATTTATCAGGAAGAGGAATATTCCTGGTTAAAACCTGAAAAAGAATTTGTGAAAACAGTAATAGAAGACGGCAAACCCGTGCTTGGGAGCTGTTTTGGAGCTCAGATGATTTCCGAAGTGCTTGGAGGAAAAGTTACGAAAAATCCGTATAAGGAAATCGGCTGGCATACGGTACGGTCTATAGAAGAAAATATCGAACAAAGCCCGAGCGAGCTAAAGGATTCAAAGCTTCCGTCCTGCATGTTTCCTGAGTTTACCGGTTTTATGTGGCATGGAGACACCTTTGAAATTCCAGCCGGAGCAGTGAAGCTTTTTGAAAGTGAGGCCTGCCCGAATCAGGGATTTATTTACAATGGAAATGTTCTCGGGCTACAGTTTCACCCTGAAGCCAACAGGCAGTGGGTAAGAAATCTGATCAGGGATTCAGGGCACGATCTTGTATCAGGAAAATATATCCAGTCTGAAAAGGAAATACTTGGGCAGGAAAGCTTTTTTGATAGTTCCAGGAACCTGGCCTTTTCTCTCATGAACTGGTTTGAAGAAAAATGTGGGCAAGAAAACTAA
- the cgi121 gene encoding KEOPS complex subunit Cgi121, producing MTMQREIQVICGNVNIPNLSGFLKSINSIASENDVIIQGLNADLIAGERHLHFAVGKALRAIAAGRNIANDPGIEIMRYASGERQIERSFSIGLCKGENNAVFVLLGKMDNLVLALSALKELITEKPCSELLAYSDYKKQGILSVFGITDAEIEASGKEHIPELVIERVALADFAK from the coding sequence ATGACAATGCAAAGGGAAATCCAGGTAATCTGCGGGAATGTAAATATCCCTAATCTTTCCGGCTTTCTAAAATCAATAAATTCGATAGCTTCCGAAAATGATGTCATTATCCAGGGTTTGAACGCAGACCTGATCGCAGGGGAAAGACACCTTCATTTTGCAGTGGGAAAAGCTCTTCGGGCAATTGCTGCAGGCAGGAACATAGCAAACGATCCCGGTATCGAGATTATGCGGTATGCGTCCGGAGAGAGGCAGATTGAAAGGAGTTTTTCGATTGGGCTATGTAAAGGGGAAAACAATGCCGTATTCGTGCTGCTTGGAAAAATGGACAATCTGGTGCTGGCTCTCTCTGCATTAAAAGAACTCATTACTGAAAAGCCCTGTTCCGAGCTGCTTGCATATTCCGATTACAAAAAGCAGGGAATCCTTTCTGTGTTCGGGATCACGGATGCTGAAATTGAAGCTTCAGGGAAGGAGCACATTCCCGAACTTGTGATTGAGAGGGTAGCGCTGGCAGATTTTGCAAAGTAA